A stretch of the Corylus avellana chromosome ca6, CavTom2PMs-1.0 genome encodes the following:
- the LOC132185598 gene encoding disease resistance protein RPP2B-like, whose translation MGKTLAMHDLLQDMGREIVRQESPEDPSKRSRLWFHKDVRYVLEENAGTNKIQGILIDLPERNKMRLSFKAFKKMKRLRLLMVNPNARFSGRLDFLPNELRLLDWHECPLESLSSIFHVENLAALRMPRSHLKGLEGIENFQSMTIMDFSYCEFLKIFPDVSRIQNLVDLRLHGCTNLVEIHHSVGFLDKLVSLSLGECYNLSSFPRSLKLRSLKYLFVEGCSRLNYFPEIECQMECLEHVSFINTGIKELPLSIAYLIGLTYLQLQGNKNLMRLPSSIYQLQRIEYIFLGGCSKLVKFPKKMVDIRQSMPSNVSMKESEIALGPDLLPLPPPTNSSVSNDDFSSIVFPSLKELSLPNCVLLESNLFRVFNCSSTLRYLNLSGNAIVTIPACIERFVCLWRLNVDHCKQLRKILRLPPNIKYLCAEGCMSLETFFGEAQTSELFNTWWLPEFVWYETTCSARGPVGSGASSATYQNVQTVAIAQPLRGPLRHRYFNSLASGNKIPDWFNYYKKASNSNSCEIDIDEAADMFGEFTIIAYSAVVGVEDVEEDDDSHEISVYIITRGVEIYRHSAPMFRSAVWLHFRVPKYSFKLGSVDHVRVKFEVTERVRLKSCGFHLVRMCSENAIDLIDGIQRKRRPRDDGDGNLE comes from the exons ATGGGCAAAACTTTGGCAATGCATGACTTATTGCAGGacatgggtagagaaattgttagaCAAGAATCACCTGAAGACCCTAGCAAACGCAGTAGATTATGGTTTCATAAAGACGTTCGTTATGTCCTTGAAGAAAATGCG GGAACAAACAAAATTCAAGGCATATTGATAGATTTGCCTGAAAGAAACAAAATGCGCTTGAGTTTCAAGGCCTTCAAGAAGATGAAAAGGCTTAGGCTGCTTATGGTTAACCCTAATGCGCGCTTTTCAGGAAGACTTGATTTTCTCCCTAATGAATTAAGATTGCTTGATTggcatgaatgtcctttagaaTCTTTGTCATCAATTTTTCATGTAGAGAACCTTGCTGCTTTAAGAATGCCTCGGAGTCACCTCAAGGGATTGGAGGGAATTGAG aattttcaaagcatgACAATTATGGATTTCTCTTATTGTGAATTCCTAAAAATATTTCCGGATGTTTCAAGGATTCAAAATTTAGTGGATTTGAGGCTTCATGGTTGTACAAATTTAGTTGAAATTCATCATTCTGTTGGATTTCTTGATAAGCTAGTTTCTTTGAGTCTTGGTGAATGCTATAACCTTAGCAGTTTTCCGAGAAGCCTCAAGTTAAGATCTTTAAAATATCTTTTCGTTGAAGGTTGCTCAAGGCTTAACTACTTTCCTGAAATTGAGTGTCAGATGGAGTGTTTAGAACACGTCTCCTTTATAAACACTGGTATAAAAGAATTGCCTTTATCTATTGCGTACCTGATTGGGCTTACATATTTACAACTACAAGGTAACAAAAACCTGATGCGTCTTCCAAGTAGCATTTATCAGTTGCAACGAATAGAGTATATTTTTCTTGGTGGTTGTTCAAAACTTGTTAAGTTTCCAAAGAAGATGGTGGATATCAGACAATCCATGCCCTCTAATGTATCTATGAAGGAATCAGAAATTGCATTAGGTCCAGACTTACTCCCATTGCCACCTCCTACAAATTCAAGTGtttctaatgatgatttttccTCGATAGTATTTCCGTCTCTAAAAGAGTTGTCTCTACCCAATTGTGTCCTATTAGAATCAAATTTATTTAGGGTATTTAATTGCTCCTCCACATTGAGATACTTAAATCTATCAGGGAATGCTATTGTTACCATCCCAGCATGCATCGAAAGATTTGTTTGCTTGTGGAGACTTAACGTGGATCATTGCAAGCAACTTCGAAAAATTCTAAGACTTCcaccaaatataaaatacttgTGTGCAGAGGGGTGCATGTCGTTGGAAACATTTTTCGGAGAAGCACAAACATCTGAATTATTTAATACATGGTGGTTACCAGAGTTTGTATGGTATGAAACAACTTGTTCGGCACGAGGCCCAGTGGGCAGTGGTGCTTCTTCTGCAACCTATCAAAATGTGCAAACTGTGGCAATAGCTCAGCCATTGAGG GGACCTCTTCGGCATCGTTACTTTAACAGTTTAGCTTCAGGAAATAAGATTCCAGATTGGTTCAACTATTATAAAAAGGCTTCAAATAGTAATTCATGTGAAATAGATATTGATGAGGCTGCAGATATGTTTGGGGAGTTCACAATAATTGCTTACTCTGCTGTTGTTGGAGTAGAGGAtgtagaagaagatgatgattcACACGAAATTAGTGTTTACATCATCACTCGTGGTGTAGAAATCTATCGTCATTCTGCACCGATGTTTAGATCGGCTGTATGGCTGCATTTCCGTGTtccaaaatattcttttaagCTTGGAAGTGTTGATCATGTGCGAGTTAAATTTGAAGTTACAGAGCGAGTGCGCTTGAAAAGTTGCGGATTCCATCTGGTACGTATGTGTAGCGAGAATGCGATTGATTTAATAGATGGAATTCAACGGAAAAGGAGACCCCGTGATGATGGTGATGGAAACTTGGAATGA
- the LOC132185351 gene encoding TMV resistance protein N-like — protein MTSSMASQGVSSSSSSSTRRWTYDVFLSFRGEDTRHNFTAHLYHALHMKGINTFIDDDEVKRGEEISPALLKAIEESKISIVVFSQTYVSSTWCLDELMKILECKEINAQMVLPVFYKVNPSDVRNQKKSFEKALAKHQERVKDDIKVQRWKAALTQVANLSGWHLENYENEAKFIDNIVQNVSRIVNHAYLHVAKYPLE, from the exons ATGACTTCTTCCATGGCTTCCCAAGGagtctcttcctcttcttcttcttctactcgTCGATGGACGTACGATGTGTTCCTGAGTTTTAGAGGTGAAGATACTCGCCACAATTTTACTGCCCATCTATACCATGCTCTGCATATGAAGGGAATCAACACCTTCATAGATGATGATGAGGTTAAAAGGGGAGAGGAGATTTCTCCGGCACTTCTCAAAGCCATTGAGGAGTCAAAAATTTCAATCGTTGTATTCTCTCAAACCTATGTATCATCCACCTGGTGCTTGGACGAGCTAATGAAGATCCTTGAGTGTAAAGAAATAAATGCACAAATGGTTCTACCAGTATTTTACAAGGTGAATCCGTCGGATGTACGAAATCAAAAGAAGAGTTTTGAAAAAGCATTGGCTAAACATCAAGAGAGGGTCAAGGATGACATCAAAGTTCAGAGGTGGAAGGCAGCCCTAACGCAAGTCGCCAATTTGTCCGGATGGCATTTAGAGAATTATGA GAATGAAGCCAAATTTATTGACAACATCGTTCAGAATGTCTCAAGAATTGTAAACCACGCATACTTACATGTTGCCAAGTATCCATTGGAATAG